GGTAATAGTGAATGGGCAAGAAATGCCAATCAATTGTTACAACAAGCACAAAATTTAAATTACCAACCTAATTACCAACCTCGCTGAGGCGCGAATTATTCACATTGCGTAACAATAGAATTATTGGGTGGATTGGCTGGTGTCGTGCGAAGTTCAATTGCAATGGAAATGTACATGAAAAAGCGCTTCAAGAGTCAATTTTTATTTTGCGATCGCTGGTTAGATCGTCATGCAATTGTTCGCAACATGGAAGCCTTCCAAGACTTAATTGTTATTGTCTTGTGTTTAGGTTTATTTGCCGTAATGTTGTTACAATTGTGGGGCATAGCTATTGCTATTACGCAGTCACTAGACTACAAAATAGTGACAGCAAAAATACTATTTGTGTTGATTTTGGTGGAATTATTTCGACTCCTAATGGTTTACTTGCAAGAACATAGTATTTCTGTAGGAGTCGCAGTTGAAGTGACAATTGTATCTGTGCTGCGAGAAGTAGTTGTTCACGGTGCCCTAGAAATTTCCTCATTTCAGACAGCAGCAATTTGTGGTTTACTATTAATTTTAGGTGGGTTACTGGTAGTGTGTGCCAAAACCCCACACATGGATTGCATCAGTGCTAATACTAAGTTGTGCCCAATTGTGTATCAAGGAAACCGAGAACGGCATAACGAGTTGGAATTTCAATATTCACATAATTGTGACGAAAAACTACCTCGCGGATAATTCGGAATAGCCAACAGTAAGCAAGGGGAGTTAGGAGTTAGGAGTGGGTAAGGCCGGGTTAACGAGTAAATCTGTGGGTAGACTACATTCAAAATAAACCCGCCCGTACACAAGTTAGAAATTTCGAGTTATTATTCTCCCCCTCTCCTCTCAATCCTC
The Gloeotrichia echinulata CP02 DNA segment above includes these coding regions:
- a CDS encoding phosphate-starvation-inducible PsiE family protein — translated: MYMKKRFKSQFLFCDRWLDRHAIVRNMEAFQDLIVIVLCLGLFAVMLLQLWGIAIAITQSLDYKIVTAKILFVLILVELFRLLMVYLQEHSISVGVAVEVTIVSVLREVVVHGALEISSFQTAAICGLLLILGGLLVVCAKTPHMDCISANTKLCPIVYQGNRERHNELEFQYSHNCDEKLPRG